The sequence CGATCAGGAACCGATGGAACAGGCCGTCGATGCGGCCCGCGACGCGGTACGTGCCGACGGGGGTGCGCTTGTCGCCCTCGTAGCGCTTCGGCCCCGGCCCGCCAGGCCCGAGGGCGACCCGGTAGGACCGGACGATCTTGCCGCCCGCGACGAGATCGAGCGTGTGTTCGCTCTTGTCGATCCGGATCTCGGTGACCGGCGGCGAGGCAGCGGCCCTCGGAGCGCGCCGCGCGGCCGTGGCGGGCGGCGTTCGCTGGGACGGCGCCGCACGAGGGGCACCGCCTGAGCCGGCCGTCAGGGAGGGGGCCGTGTGGGTGAGGGAAGCGGCGAGCAACGCCGCGGCAAGGACGAGAGGGGGCCTGAGGAGCATGCCCGACCGTCGGCGCCGCGCCGGAGAGTGTGACGCCCGGCCGGGGCCTGCAGTATTCTCGATCGGGCGCGTCACACTCCGCGGCCGCGGCGCGATGCAGGGTCGATGAGCACGCCGATGACCACCGAGGACCGCACCCCCGCGACGAACCCCCTGGCAGAGCCGGGGCTCCGCCGAGCCCTCGAGGATTTCGTGCGGCGGCGGGTCCCGAGCGGCGAGGTCGACGACGTGGTGCAAACCGTCCTCTGCGACGCGCTCGCTTCGCCGGGGCGCCCGGTCGACCCGACGGAGCTCCGGCGCTGGCTCCTCGGGATCGCGCGCCACAAGGTGGCCGACCATCACCGGCGCTCGGCGCGGGAGGCCGC is a genomic window of Sorangium aterium containing:
- a CDS encoding L,D-transpeptidase family protein, which produces MLLRPPLVLAAALLAASLTHTAPSLTAGSGGAPRAAPSQRTPPATAARRAPRAAASPPVTEIRIDKSEHTLDLVAGGKIVRSYRVALGPGGPGPKRYEGDKRTPVGTYRVAGRIDGLFHRFLIVSYPNDEDRARFTELKRRGEVPPGRGVGHSIGIHGVGSAQLAGVHKESDWTLGCIALDDDEIDEIARRTPDGAKIVITD